From the Jilunia laotingensis genome, the window TGTGAAATCAGGGAAGTCTGTATTTACTAATGAATTTATTTTCATGTTTCATAAATAAACAACAGGTATGGTTAAAAGATTATTTATTCCAGGTAGCCAATGGATTTATTTTAAAATATATACAGGTGAACAAACTGCGGATAATATTTTGATTGAAAACGTAATGCCTTTCATTCATACACTTTATAATGAGGGTGTGATTATGGGCTCTTTCTTTGTTAGATATTCAGATCCTTTGTTTCATTTAAGATTAAGATTGTATGTTGATAAATTAGAGTCTTATGCAACTATTTTCAGTAACCTACTAGTCTTTTTAGAACCCTGTTTGAATAATGGTTCTATTTTTAGAATAATGTGTGATACTTATAATCGTGAGCTTGAGCGTTATGGCAATGAATTAATAAAGTATGTAGAGGAAATATTTTGTATTGACAGCTGGTCTATATTGTCTCTGTTGTCAATATTGCAGAAATATGATGAAGATTTAAGAGAGTATGAACGTTGGAATTTATCTTTGTTACTTATTGATGATCTTTTAAATGTTTTTGATTTTGATGGCAAATCAAAAAAACAATATTTATGTATGCTGTCGGAACAGTTGAAACTTGAACATGGATTTATTAATCATAAATTTACCAAGCAATTAAATGATAAATATAGGACTAATAAGTCAAATGTCTGGAGAACTATGGATAGGGAAAATAGTGTTGTATATATTAAGTATTCGGACATTCTGAACAGAAGGAAAAATGATTTGGAAGAAATAACAAAGAAATTAAATAAGGAAGAATTACAATGGATTTCTGATTATTCACTATCTAGTTTAATCCATATGACAATGAATCGCTTCTTTAAATCGAAGAATCGACTTCATGAAATGGTAATTTATTTCTTTCTATACAAGTATTACGATTCTTATTTGGCTAGATTTGAGATATAGTTGATTGGTTTTACTTGACGAAAAGTCGTATTATTAATTTAAAAAATATAAGTTATGGCAATTTACAAAATTATGCTAATTAGTTTGTTAATGGCATCGTATTCCTTGTTGCTAAGTCGATGGAATGTTCAGTATATTAATAAATTTCATTACAAAGATAAATTTATTGTTTGGAAAAGAATATTGCGTGTCAATATAGTTAAAAATGCCCTTGACTTTATTTTTCGAATGATATTAGAATATTTTTGGTTTGATTTATTGTTCACTATCGCTGAGTATGTGACGAATAATTTCATTTATAGGTTGTCGTTTGCGATTACATTTAGGATACTAATTATAACCATTATTCACTTAGTCATTCGTTATAAAAGTGTTCGTGATTGAGGAAGGTAATAACGATTAGATTAAAGATAATCTATGAAATATTTTTTTTTAGTAGCCAACATGGTGTGATGAATTGTGAACCAACTTGTTTGCAAATGATTATTGTCTACTATAGGAAGAAATATTCTCTTATTTAGGTTACGTGATTTGTGTGGGGCTTTTCCGGATGATGCTTATTTGAACTATATTAACAAGGGGCAGTGGACGTTTAAAATTATACGATGGCAAAACAGAGAGGGGCATTTGAAAGATCGCTTTGATATTATTCGTTTGGAGGATGGGAGAGGCTGAATGCTTTCTATAATTGTCCATTCCCGATTAACGTGGAGGAACATTCGGCTGTGTATTTGAAAAATGGTGATAAAAAAGTACATAAGTTATATTAATAATGAAAGTTCTAGTGATGGAGATAAAGAATAATTTCCCCTTTTACCAACAACTTGATGCCATGGACTGTGGCCCAACCTGCCTGCGAATGATCGCTAAGTACTACGGCAAAAGCTATTCTTTGCAGACACTCCGTGCGCGTTCCTTCCTTTCCCGTGATGGGGTATCATTGTTGGGAATTAGTGATGCTGCCGAATCCATCGGTTTTCGTACTGTCGGAGCAAAATCCACTTTGCAGGATTTGGTTGAAAACGTTCCGTTACCCTGTATCCTACATTGGAACCAGAATCATTTTGTGGTATGTTACCGTATAAGGAAAACTAGAAAAGGGATACGTTTTTACATAGCCGATCCGGGAAGCCAATTGGTGGTATATGAAGAGAAGGCATTTGCAAAGTGTTGGTTGTCTATCAAAGGAGAAGTAGTGTGTCGGGGAGTGTTATTGGCTTTAGAGCCGGGGGTAGAATTTTATGATCGGGAAGATGAACCGGAGGAAAAAGGAAAGAAAAGCCTGTGGTTTTTTGCTCGTTATCTATCTCCATATAAATCGCAATTGGTACAACTGGCATTGGGCATGTTGACAGTAAGCGTTCTACAACTTATCTTTCCGTTTCTAACGCAGTCATTGGTTGATGTCGGCATACGGGATGGTAATATAAGTTTTATTACTTTGATTCTTGTTGCCCAACTTGTGATTTTCGTTTCACAACTTTCGGTGGAGTTTATTCGCAGCTGGATACTGCTTCATATGAATACCCGCATTAATATCTCATTGATATCCGATTTCCTTGCCAAATTGATGAAACTTCCCATACGTTTTTTTGATACAAAAATGTTGGGGGACATCATGCAGCGTATTGGCGATCACAACCGCATCGAGTCTTTCCTTACAGGATCGTCCATAACTACCTTATTTTCCTTTCTCAATTTCTTTGTTTTCGCTTTTGTGCTGGCGTACTATGATTTGTTAATTCTGGGTATCTTTTTGTTGGGGAACACATTGTATGTTTGTTGGATATTATTGTTTATGAAGTATCGGCGTGAACTCGATATCCGGCGATTTGCACAAGCAGCGGGCGAGCAAAGTAATCTGATCCAGATAGTAACAGGAATGCAGGAGATCAAATTGAACAATTGTGAG encodes:
- a CDS encoding thiopeptide-type bacteriocin biosynthesis protein, which gives rise to MVKRLFIPGSQWIYFKIYTGEQTADNILIENVMPFIHTLYNEGVIMGSFFVRYSDPLFHLRLRLYVDKLESYATIFSNLLVFLEPCLNNGSIFRIMCDTYNRELERYGNELIKYVEEIFCIDSWSILSLLSILQKYDEDLREYERWNLSLLLIDDLLNVFDFDGKSKKQYLCMLSEQLKLEHGFINHKFTKQLNDKYRTNKSNVWRTMDRENSVVYIKYSDILNRRKNDLEEITKKLNKEELQWISDYSLSSLIHMTMNRFFKSKNRLHEMVIYFFLYKYYDSYLARFEI
- a CDS encoding peptidase domain-containing ABC transporter, coding for MEIKNNFPFYQQLDAMDCGPTCLRMIAKYYGKSYSLQTLRARSFLSRDGVSLLGISDAAESIGFRTVGAKSTLQDLVENVPLPCILHWNQNHFVVCYRIRKTRKGIRFYIADPGSQLVVYEEKAFAKCWLSIKGEVVCRGVLLALEPGVEFYDREDEPEEKGKKSLWFFARYLSPYKSQLVQLALGMLTVSVLQLIFPFLTQSLVDVGIRDGNISFITLILVAQLVIFVSQLSVEFIRSWILLHMNTRINISLISDFLAKLMKLPIRFFDTKMLGDIMQRIGDHNRIESFLTGSSITTLFSFLNFFVFAFVLAYYDLLILGIFLLGNTLYVCWILLFMKYRRELDIRRFAQAAGEQSNLIQIVTGMQEIKLNNCEKQKRWQWERIQVRLFKISVKGLALGQVQQTGSVFFNQTTNIVISFIAAKAVVDGQMTLGMMMSLTYIIGQLSAPVSSFIGFAQQLQDTKISLERLNEVHGKTDEEQEIVSKLTRLPEHKDIWIENLSFSYDGADRNYVLKDINLVIPEKKVTAIVGASGSGKTTLVKLMLGFYLPNMGEVKVGESPLDTINPHLWRAKTGSVMQDGFIFSESIAQNIAVGDEEIDQKRLRHAVTVANIGKFVNSLPLGFDTKIGMEGNGISQGQRQRILIARAVYKNPEYLFFDEATNALDANNEKEIMEHLRDFYEGKTVVVVAHRLSTVRDADKIVVLDQGYIVEEGTHQELTLKKGLYYQLVKNQLELGN